The proteins below are encoded in one region of Aeromonas jandaei:
- a CDS encoding HAD family hydrolase yields the protein MTLSGFQGLVFDLDGTLVDSMPLHLAAWEHTAREFGFRFDADWFYELGGMPSRKIALLVAEEQQIPLDPLEVTRCKTAHYAANLHKATVFPAMQTLLDRYHGTIPMGIGTGSPRVNAEAVLRNTGLDRYFQVVVTADDVELHKPNPDTFLLVASKLGVAPSGCLVFEDTGIGVQAGEAAGMQTCMVKEGKPVGIDF from the coding sequence ATGACCCTTTCCGGATTCCAAGGCCTGGTCTTTGACCTTGATGGCACTTTGGTTGACTCCATGCCGCTGCACCTCGCCGCCTGGGAGCACACCGCCCGCGAGTTTGGCTTTCGCTTCGATGCCGACTGGTTCTATGAACTGGGTGGCATGCCGAGCCGCAAGATCGCGCTGCTGGTCGCCGAAGAGCAGCAGATCCCCCTCGATCCGCTCGAGGTGACCCGCTGCAAGACCGCCCACTATGCAGCCAACCTGCACAAGGCAACAGTGTTTCCGGCCATGCAGACACTGCTCGATCGCTATCACGGCACCATCCCGATGGGAATTGGCACCGGCTCACCCCGGGTCAATGCCGAAGCGGTGCTGCGCAATACCGGGCTGGATCGCTACTTTCAGGTGGTGGTGACAGCCGACGACGTGGAGCTGCACAAGCCCAATCCAGACACCTTCCTGCTGGTCGCCAGCAAGCTGGGGGTCGCACCGTCAGGCTGTCTGGTGTTTGAAGATACCGGGATCGGCGTACAAGCGGGCGAGGCTGCCGGGATGCAGACCTGCATGGTCAAAGAGGGTAAACCGGTAGGGATCGACTTCTGA
- the hfq gene encoding RNA chaperone Hfq — MTTESPSYSTIEQAFSLGNGQDSALNWLRKNRSQVAIFLVSGIKLEGTISGFDQYSVLLTDAHGNQQLVYKAKISTIAMHTGRPQVNIQRARKPRVSMAPRPHGAPGRYDDNQGGGNNE, encoded by the coding sequence ATGACAACTGAATCCCCAAGCTACTCCACGATTGAGCAAGCCTTCTCCCTCGGGAACGGGCAAGATTCTGCCCTCAACTGGTTGCGTAAAAACCGCAGTCAGGTCGCCATTTTCCTGGTGAGCGGCATCAAGCTGGAGGGCACCATCAGCGGGTTTGACCAGTACAGCGTGCTGCTGACCGATGCACACGGCAACCAGCAGCTGGTCTACAAGGCCAAGATCTCCACCATCGCCATGCACACCGGCCGTCCGCAGGTAAACATCCAGCGTGCTCGCAAGCCGCGTGTCTCCATGGCGCCGCGTCCCCACGGTGCGCCGGGTCGCTATGACGACAATCAGGGCGGCGGCAACAACGAGTAA